One stretch of Paenibacillus sp. AN1007 DNA includes these proteins:
- a CDS encoding YlbF family regulator, translated as MSVAEINTVDMAQVLTGAYELGDMINQSAEVSDYLYWKQQVETSPEIQAGIRKLNAKKELFEETQRFGHFHPDYHAAKDQVKELEKELESFEAVVRFKQAEKTLDEMLFQMSETIAFAVSSTIKVPSNDPNPKGGCGSGGKCGCS; from the coding sequence ATGAGCGTAGCGGAAATAAACACGGTCGATATGGCCCAAGTGTTAACGGGCGCATATGAACTGGGCGACATGATTAACCAATCTGCCGAAGTATCGGATTATTTATATTGGAAGCAGCAAGTCGAGACGAGTCCCGAGATTCAGGCAGGGATTCGGAAGTTAAATGCCAAGAAAGAGCTGTTTGAAGAAACGCAGCGCTTTGGTCACTTTCATCCAGACTATCACGCAGCCAAAGATCAGGTAAAAGAACTGGAAAAGGAACTGGAATCCTTTGAAGCGGTGGTTCGGTTCAAACAGGCTGAGAAGACACTCGACGAGATGCTGTTTCAAATGTCAGAAACCATTGCTTTTGCTGTTTCCTCCACCATTAAAGTGCCTAGTAATGACCCAAATCCCAAAGGCGGCTGCGGAAGCGGCGGCAAATGCGGGTGCAGTTAA
- a CDS encoding YlbG family protein: MFAERTGFIIWVSDLKAARNLEKYGTVHYISRRMHYVVMYVNAERADDTMKNVKRLSYVRKIERSYRNEIKTEYASKTMDKTSFYGI; encoded by the coding sequence GTGTTTGCGGAAAGAACAGGATTCATTATTTGGGTTAGTGATTTGAAAGCGGCCCGCAATCTCGAAAAATACGGTACCGTGCATTATATCTCCCGCCGTATGCATTATGTTGTGATGTATGTTAATGCAGAACGAGCCGACGATACGATGAAAAATGTAAAGCGGCTTTCCTATGTGCGCAAAATTGAGCGCTCCTATCGGAACGAGATTAAAACCGAGTATGCCAGCAAAACGATGGACAAAACAAGTTTCTACGGTATATAA
- a CDS encoding selenium metabolism-associated LysR family transcriptional regulator, which translates to MNFHQLHIFYTVAEKGSFSAAALALHMTQPAVTMQIQSLEDYFGTKLLHRSTKKIELSEAGRTLLPHAKRSVELVRQTDEAMSAFTQKLQGRLQLGASLTIGEYVLPRMLGPFARQYPDISIVMKVMNTTQIMDEILKHQLNFGLIEAPVNHPDMIVEPVMQDELKLIVPAGHDLAGRGKVNLEEVMNYPFVLREEGSGTRQVMEGQLKKKKIDPSDMNVVMELGSTGAVKSAVEAGVGITMLSPSSVQHELALGLVHIVDIRGLEFKRQFYAIHLKSSLLPLSAVAFLGYLRQQEHEPGEQV; encoded by the coding sequence ATGAATTTTCATCAGCTGCACATTTTTTATACGGTTGCGGAGAAGGGGAGTTTTTCCGCAGCTGCACTGGCATTACATATGACTCAACCGGCTGTGACGATGCAGATTCAATCATTGGAGGATTATTTTGGAACCAAGCTGCTGCATCGTTCCACTAAAAAAATAGAGCTGTCAGAGGCGGGGCGGACGCTGCTCCCCCATGCCAAACGAAGTGTAGAGCTGGTTAGACAGACAGATGAGGCGATGTCTGCCTTCACACAGAAGCTGCAGGGGAGACTGCAGCTTGGCGCAAGTCTAACCATTGGGGAATATGTGCTGCCTCGTATGCTGGGGCCTTTTGCACGGCAGTATCCGGATATTTCAATTGTAATGAAAGTCATGAATACCACACAGATCATGGATGAAATTCTGAAGCATCAGTTGAACTTTGGGTTAATTGAAGCGCCTGTAAACCACCCGGATATGATCGTTGAACCAGTGATGCAGGATGAATTAAAGCTGATTGTGCCAGCGGGACATGATCTGGCCGGGCGCGGCAAAGTGAATCTGGAAGAGGTAATGAATTACCCGTTTGTGCTGCGGGAGGAAGGATCGGGCACCCGCCAGGTGATGGAAGGACAGCTGAAGAAGAAAAAAATTGATCCAAGTGATATGAATGTGGTTATGGAGCTTGGAAGTACAGGTGCAGTCAAGTCGGCTGTAGAGGCTGGCGTGGGCATTACGATGCTGTCTCCTTCTTCAGTACAGCATGAACTGGCTCTCGGACTGGTTCACATTGTGGACATTCGCGGGCTTGAATTCAAACGGCAGTTTTATGCGATCCACCTGAAGTCGTCTCTGCTGCCGTTATCAGCTGTTGCCTTTTTGGGATATTTGCGTCAACAGGAACATGAGCCCGGCGAACAGGTTTAA
- a CDS encoding PHP domain-containing protein, with the protein MNQHQGRCDLHTHSQASDGMQSPADNVKLAKRKGLSAVALTDHDTVAGAAEAQRAGEAFDITVVAGVEISTRAGDKDIHVLGYYINTEDELFLQRLRGLREAREDRNHLIIGRLQELGLDISWQDVLDELGRPLEPDESIGRPHMADVLVKKGYAVDMRDAFDRYLAEGRPGFVSVPRVTPKDACEWIRAAGGAAVIAHPGLYQDDELVRAIIADCLPDGIEVFHLDHGPQEERRYSEMAREYDLIETGGSDYHGERQGVVFHGDLGSRTVSVDVLDQLQAAVQSRR; encoded by the coding sequence ATGAATCAGCATCAAGGACGATGTGATCTTCATACGCACAGTCAGGCTTCAGATGGCATGCAGTCGCCAGCGGATAATGTGAAGCTTGCCAAGCGGAAAGGGCTATCTGCGGTTGCCCTGACAGACCATGATACCGTAGCCGGTGCAGCCGAAGCACAGCGGGCGGGGGAAGCATTCGATATTACAGTTGTAGCAGGGGTTGAGATCAGTACTCGGGCAGGTGATAAAGATATTCATGTGCTGGGTTATTACATCAATACTGAGGATGAACTGTTTCTGCAGCGGCTGCGCGGATTAAGAGAAGCGCGAGAAGACCGTAATCATCTGATCATTGGCAGGCTGCAGGAGCTTGGGCTCGATATAAGCTGGCAGGATGTGCTGGATGAGCTGGGGCGGCCGCTGGAGCCGGATGAGAGTATTGGAAGACCCCATATGGCTGATGTGTTGGTGAAGAAGGGATACGCTGTCGATATGCGGGATGCATTTGATCGTTATCTTGCTGAAGGCAGGCCTGGTTTTGTATCTGTGCCCCGAGTCACACCGAAAGATGCCTGTGAGTGGATTAGAGCAGCGGGCGGTGCTGCTGTGATTGCGCATCCAGGCCTCTATCAAGATGATGAATTGGTACGTGCAATCATTGCAGACTGTCTTCCGGATGGGATTGAAGTATTTCATTTAGACCATGGCCCGCAGGAGGAACGCAGGTATAGCGAGATGGCGAGAGAATATGATCTTATTGAGACAGGCGGCTCAGATTATCATGGAGAACGGCAGGGCGTTGTTTTCCATGGAGATCTCGGGAGCAGGACAGTATCGGTGGATGTGCTTGACCAACTGCAGGCGGCAGTACAGAGCAGGCGGTAG
- a CDS encoding NFACT RNA binding domain-containing protein — protein sequence MALDGIVTRAIVHELQGCTGGRISKIHQPNGHDVVLTLRAQRGNSKLLVSASPTYPRVHFTEKTFLNPTEAPMFCMLMRKHCEGAIIESIRQIGMERIIHIDVRQRDELGDVSAKRIIIELMGRHSNIILLDPATDTILDGIHHVTPSISSYRVIMPGFSYTSPPEQHKSNPLEVTKDEFEQLYSGAVDTEENRPETDAAAATAPETRADASRWLVNAFSGISPLIAGEIAARTASDSERFDTQELWTAFESVVRPVKEHQYAPVTGLNVKGKMIFSAIRLQSIQDQEKMYDTMSKCMEDYYGDKAERDTVKQRVSDLLRFLQNERSKNIKKLDNLNKDLLEADDADKYRLWGELLFASLHLVNKGDKSVELVNFYDEDQASITIQLDPLLTPSDNAQRYFKRYNKYKNSLAVIHEQLGKTKDEIAYLDNLLQQLSIASMNDIEEIRDELVQQGYLRDRNKKGKKKKKNDRPTVHQFTSSEGIDILVGKNNLQNEYVTNRLASANDTWLHTKDIPGSHVVIRSTDFGEATLEEAAQLAAYFSQAKESSSVPVDYTYIRHVRKPSGAKPGFVIYDHQKTLFVTPNDELIKSLPSTIKNG from the coding sequence ATGGCACTTGACGGCATCGTTACCCGAGCCATCGTACATGAATTGCAGGGCTGCACCGGCGGTCGTATCAGCAAGATCCATCAGCCCAATGGTCATGATGTGGTGCTTACTCTTCGTGCCCAGCGCGGCAACAGCAAACTGCTTGTCTCGGCAAGCCCAACGTATCCGCGTGTACATTTTACGGAGAAGACATTTTTGAATCCGACAGAGGCACCGATGTTTTGCATGCTGATGCGCAAGCACTGCGAAGGAGCTATCATTGAGAGTATCCGTCAGATCGGTATGGAGCGAATCATTCATATCGATGTACGTCAGCGGGACGAGCTTGGCGACGTTTCGGCTAAACGCATCATCATTGAGCTTATGGGACGTCACAGTAATATCATTTTGCTTGATCCTGCGACGGACACCATTCTGGACGGAATCCATCATGTCACACCATCCATCAGCAGCTACCGCGTAATCATGCCGGGTTTCTCATATACTTCACCTCCTGAGCAGCATAAGAGCAATCCGCTGGAAGTGACCAAAGATGAGTTTGAACAGCTGTATTCAGGCGCTGTGGATACAGAAGAAAACAGACCTGAAACAGATGCAGCAGCAGCAACAGCTCCAGAGACAAGAGCAGATGCCTCACGGTGGCTTGTCAATGCATTTAGCGGGATAAGTCCGCTGATTGCAGGAGAGATCGCAGCGCGAACAGCTTCTGACTCAGAACGGTTCGATACGCAAGAGCTGTGGACTGCTTTTGAGTCAGTGGTTAGGCCTGTAAAAGAGCATCAGTACGCCCCTGTGACGGGACTGAACGTCAAAGGTAAAATGATCTTTTCTGCCATCCGTCTGCAGAGTATTCAGGATCAGGAAAAAATGTACGATACGATGAGCAAATGTATGGAGGATTATTACGGAGACAAAGCTGAGCGGGATACGGTCAAACAAAGAGTCAGCGATCTGCTTCGTTTTCTGCAGAATGAACGCAGTAAGAACATTAAAAAGCTCGACAACCTCAATAAAGACCTGCTGGAAGCGGACGACGCGGACAAGTACAGACTATGGGGTGAGCTGTTATTCGCTTCCCTGCACTTGGTGAACAAGGGTGACAAAAGTGTGGAACTGGTTAACTTCTACGATGAAGATCAGGCAAGCATTACCATCCAGCTTGATCCACTGCTCACGCCATCCGATAATGCACAGCGGTATTTCAAACGATATAACAAATACAAAAACAGTCTCGCTGTCATTCACGAGCAGCTTGGTAAAACGAAGGATGAAATTGCCTACCTCGACAACCTGCTGCAGCAGCTGTCCATCGCATCTATGAATGATATCGAGGAAATTCGGGACGAACTTGTACAGCAGGGTTACCTGCGTGACCGGAACAAAAAAGGCAAGAAGAAAAAGAAAAATGATCGTCCAACCGTGCATCAATTCACTTCTTCGGAAGGCATTGACATTCTGGTCGGCAAAAACAATCTGCAGAACGAGTATGTCACTAACCGTCTCGCCTCTGCTAACGATACATGGCTGCATACCAAAGACATTCCGGGCTCTCATGTTGTCATTCGCAGCACGGATTTTGGTGAAGCTACGCTGGAAGAAGCCGCACAGCTGGCAGCTTATTTCAGTCAGGCAAAAGAATCAAGCAGCGTACCTGTTGACTACACCTACATTCGTCACGTACGCAAACCAAGCGGTGCGAAGCCCGGCTTTGTCATCTACGATCATCAAAAAACGCTGTTTGTTACACCCAATGATGAATTGATCAAGAGCCTGCCATCCACGATTAAAAATGGATAA
- a CDS encoding cation-translocating P-type ATPase, which translates to MEHTKWHQLSDEELRETLGVNPLEGLTDEAAVEKRKVSGSNELSEGKRISPITLLLNQFKDFMVLVLMGATLVSGLLGEYLDAVTIVAIIVLNAILGFVQEFRAERSLRALKQLSAPAAKVLRSGQEVHLAAKQLVPGDIIMVESGDRIPADVRWLETNSLDVEESALTGESVPVSKHCRPIASEDVPLGDQKNIGFMGTMVTRGTAKGIVIRTGMDTEMGKIADLIQNTEEQETPLQHRLEQLGKILIFVALGLTVMVVVAGILHGQPAVGMFLAGVSLAVAAIPEGLPAIVTIALALGVQRMIKRKAIVRKLPSVETLGCASVICSDKTGTLTQNKMTVTHVWLEGRSIKVTGDGYAPEGHMLENDQIIELKSDQSLRRMLQISALCNNASIVETVLHDQGEKKKGKEPKKDSKKGRKKGQQEEDQVSASQVMWELKGDPTEGALVAMSAKMGLTPTGLKELYDREQEFPFDSERKRMSVMVKHQGGRMIYTKGAPDVLIEHCSYILWEGKVVPFTGTLRQRVMAANESMAGNALRVLGMAYREVKPKEHVADEHAAESQLVFVGLAGMIDPPRREVRDAIATCRKAGIRTVMITGDHGTTAEAIAHQLGILPRGGASLSGQQLAGMTDEQLDKQVNDIYVFSRVSPEHKLRIVKSLQRKGHVVAMTGDGVNDAPAIKAADIGIAMGITGTDVTKEASSLILSDDNFSTIVAAIEEGRNIYENIRKFIRYLLASNVGEILTMFFAMMMGLPLPLVPIQILWVNLVTDGLPAMALGVDQPEKDLMEHKPRGAKENIFARRLGWKIISRGVLIGLCTLGAFWLTLQAAPDHPGQLIKAQSVAFATLVLAQLIHVFDCRSSRSIFHRNPLQNKYLVLAVISSVVLMLVVMYVEPLQPIFKTVPLGLREWAICIVAAGIPTFLMGAGSVWGGRRNRRRMGGPGRFVPKSTKFSA; encoded by the coding sequence ATGGAACATACCAAGTGGCACCAACTAAGCGACGAAGAGCTTCGTGAAACTCTTGGCGTGAACCCGCTGGAAGGGTTGACGGACGAAGCTGCAGTTGAGAAACGTAAAGTCAGTGGTTCGAATGAACTGAGTGAGGGAAAGCGGATCTCGCCGATCACACTGCTGCTGAATCAGTTTAAGGACTTCATGGTGCTGGTCCTCATGGGAGCAACGCTTGTATCCGGTCTGCTTGGAGAGTATCTGGATGCGGTAACGATCGTGGCCATAATTGTGCTGAACGCCATTCTGGGATTTGTACAGGAGTTCCGGGCAGAACGCTCTCTCCGTGCACTTAAACAGCTGTCAGCTCCTGCCGCGAAAGTGCTCAGATCCGGGCAGGAGGTACATCTTGCGGCCAAGCAATTAGTACCCGGAGATATCATCATGGTAGAAAGTGGTGACCGCATACCTGCCGATGTACGCTGGCTGGAAACAAACAGCCTCGATGTAGAGGAGTCGGCACTCACGGGGGAATCTGTGCCTGTCAGCAAACACTGCAGACCCATCGCCAGTGAAGATGTGCCGCTGGGGGATCAGAAAAACATCGGTTTTATGGGAACGATGGTCACGAGGGGTACAGCCAAGGGGATTGTCATCCGGACAGGTATGGATACAGAGATGGGGAAAATCGCTGACCTCATCCAGAATACAGAGGAGCAGGAGACTCCGCTGCAGCACAGACTGGAGCAGTTAGGCAAAATTCTGATCTTTGTTGCACTCGGACTAACGGTGATGGTGGTCGTCGCAGGAATCCTGCATGGACAACCCGCAGTAGGTATGTTCCTGGCAGGTGTCAGTCTGGCTGTGGCAGCCATCCCGGAGGGCTTACCGGCTATCGTTACGATTGCACTGGCGCTGGGTGTACAGCGAATGATCAAACGTAAAGCCATTGTGCGCAAGCTGCCATCGGTGGAAACACTGGGCTGCGCCTCGGTGATCTGTTCTGATAAAACAGGCACATTGACGCAGAACAAGATGACAGTGACTCATGTGTGGCTTGAAGGACGAAGCATCAAAGTGACCGGAGACGGTTACGCACCAGAAGGTCATATGCTGGAAAATGATCAAATCATTGAATTGAAGAGCGACCAGTCACTCCGAAGAATGCTGCAGATCAGTGCGCTGTGTAACAATGCCAGTATTGTGGAGACGGTCCTCCATGATCAAGGCGAAAAGAAAAAGGGTAAGGAGCCCAAAAAGGACAGCAAAAAAGGACGGAAAAAAGGTCAGCAGGAGGAAGATCAGGTTAGTGCCAGTCAGGTGATGTGGGAATTAAAAGGTGATCCCACAGAGGGGGCTCTGGTGGCGATGTCTGCCAAAATGGGACTTACTCCGACCGGACTCAAGGAATTATACGATCGGGAGCAGGAATTTCCGTTTGATTCGGAACGTAAACGTATGTCGGTTATGGTTAAACATCAGGGCGGCCGTATGATCTACACAAAAGGTGCACCGGATGTACTGATCGAACACTGCAGCTATATTTTATGGGAAGGCAAAGTGGTTCCGTTTACCGGCACACTGCGTCAGAGAGTGATGGCTGCTAATGAAAGCATGGCAGGTAACGCTCTGCGTGTGCTCGGTATGGCCTATCGTGAAGTCAAGCCCAAAGAACATGTCGCAGACGAACATGCTGCAGAGAGCCAGCTTGTATTTGTTGGACTTGCAGGAATGATTGATCCCCCTCGCCGTGAAGTACGTGACGCCATTGCCACTTGCCGCAAGGCGGGGATACGTACGGTCATGATCACGGGGGATCATGGAACGACAGCAGAAGCAATCGCTCACCAGCTTGGGATTTTACCACGCGGAGGGGCCTCGTTAAGCGGACAGCAGCTGGCGGGGATGACGGACGAACAACTGGATAAACAGGTGAACGACATTTATGTATTTTCCAGGGTATCGCCTGAGCACAAGCTTCGTATCGTCAAATCACTGCAGCGCAAAGGGCATGTTGTGGCTATGACAGGTGACGGGGTAAACGATGCGCCTGCTATCAAGGCTGCAGATATCGGAATCGCGATGGGCATCACGGGAACGGATGTGACCAAGGAGGCTTCCTCCCTTATTTTGAGTGATGATAACTTCTCGACTATTGTCGCGGCCATTGAAGAGGGGCGCAACATTTATGAGAACATTCGCAAGTTTATCCGGTATTTGCTGGCCTCCAATGTAGGCGAGATTCTGACCATGTTTTTCGCGATGATGATGGGTCTGCCGCTTCCGCTCGTGCCGATTCAGATTCTGTGGGTCAACCTCGTAACGGATGGTTTGCCAGCGATGGCGCTCGGGGTAGATCAGCCGGAAAAAGATCTGATGGAGCACAAGCCGCGCGGCGCGAAAGAAAACATTTTTGCCCGCAGACTGGGTTGGAAAATTATCAGCCGCGGTGTGTTAATCGGATTGTGTACGCTTGGTGCTTTCTGGCTCACACTTCAGGCTGCACCGGATCATCCGGGGCAGTTGATCAAAGCGCAGTCCGTTGCTTTTGCAACTTTGGTTCTTGCCCAGTTGATTCACGTATTTGACTGCCGCAGTTCGCGTTCCATCTTCCACCGAAATCCGCTGCAGAATAAATATTTGGTTCTTGCCGTCATCTCATCGGTTGTGCTGATGCTGGTGGTGATGTATGTGGAGCCGCTGCAGCCTATCTTCAAAACGGTGCCTCTCGGTCTGCGAGAGTGGGCAATCTGTATCGTAGCTGCAGGCATTCCAACGTTCCTGATGGGGGCGGGAAGTGTCTGGGGCGGACGCCGCAACCGCCGCCGTATGGGCGGTCCTGGACGCTTCGTACCGAAAAGTACAAAGTTTTCAGCATAA
- the dapF gene encoding diaminopimelate epimerase gives MEFTKMHGLGNDFIIVFGEKVLPADAADLAVKWCNRFFGIGADGLVYILPSEKADFQMRIMNSDGSEAEQCGNAIRCVSKYVYDHGHVDREQITIETIGAGVQPVTLNIRDGKVETVRVDMGEPILDGLQVPTTVDANPVIDHNIEANGHGFKFTAVSMGNPHAVIYVDDAVNFDLTTWGPLLEVHPMFPKKINVEFATVRDRGYVDMRVWERGAGPTLACGTGACATLVSSVLNGHTDRTAVISLKGGDLHIEWSEADNHVYMTGPAEVVFKGKTA, from the coding sequence ATGGAATTTACGAAAATGCATGGACTTGGCAACGATTTTATTATTGTATTTGGGGAAAAGGTGCTTCCGGCAGACGCGGCTGATCTTGCGGTCAAATGGTGCAATCGATTCTTCGGCATCGGAGCGGACGGCCTGGTATATATACTGCCTTCGGAGAAGGCGGACTTTCAGATGCGCATCATGAATTCAGACGGTTCGGAAGCGGAGCAGTGCGGTAATGCCATTCGCTGCGTGTCCAAGTACGTATACGACCATGGGCATGTTGACCGCGAGCAGATTACGATTGAAACGATCGGAGCAGGTGTTCAGCCTGTAACTCTCAATATTCGGGATGGCAAAGTGGAGACGGTTCGGGTAGATATGGGCGAGCCGATTCTGGATGGGCTTCAGGTGCCTACGACAGTGGATGCGAATCCGGTAATCGATCATAACATTGAAGCAAACGGGCATGGCTTCAAATTCACGGCCGTATCCATGGGTAACCCCCACGCGGTCATCTACGTAGATGATGCGGTGAACTTTGATCTGACCACTTGGGGACCGCTGCTTGAGGTGCATCCCATGTTCCCCAAAAAAATCAATGTTGAATTCGCAACGGTACGTGACCGCGGATATGTCGATATGCGTGTATGGGAACGCGGGGCAGGGCCGACACTGGCCTGCGGAACAGGGGCTTGTGCAACTTTGGTGTCCTCCGTACTGAATGGTCACACGGATCGTACAGCAGTGATCAGTCTTAAAGGCGGTGATCTTCACATTGAGTGGAGCGAGGCGGATAATCACGTATATATGACGGGACCCGCAGAAGTTGTTTTCAAAGGAAAGACTGCATAA
- a CDS encoding bifunctional homocysteine S-methyltransferase/methylenetetrahydrofolate reductase, producing MKADLRTVMKQRVLVGDGAMGTFLYQMGFPVGISYEELNLISPEVVADVHRRYRDAGTDIFETNTYSANFDKLSKFGLESKVEDVNRAGVRIAKEVAGAEGYVLGAVGSIRGGKRTNVSTSELKRFYQQQIYALLDEGVDGILLETFYDIEEMDIALLQARKLSDLPVIGQFAVEDVGHTLDGYTMPEAFRIMREQGADVIGFNCRSGPNGIMRAMETVSGRIGVPMSVFPNAGAADYVDGQFRYGATPEYFGQTAVQFADLGARIIGGCCGTTPDHITAIKQALEAYVASPIAEPDPAETLPRIVLHENVDERAGRGGQPTIVDLVKQRHTVIVELDPPRDLDVAKFMKGAETLKAAGADALTLADNSLAVTRMSNMALGHLVQDRTGLRALVHIACRDRNLIGTQSHMMGFDALGINHVLAVTGDPARFGDLPGSSSVYDLTSFEIIRMIKQLNDGVAFSGKPLKQKAGFVIGAAFNPNVKHLDKAVQRLEKKIASGADYIMTQPIYDPELIVTMREATKHLDIPIFVGIMPLASGRNAEYLHNEVPGIQLSDEVRSRMAGLEGEEGRAMGVTIAKELLDVAAKHFKGIYLMTPFMFYGMTAELTRYVWEKSEHQCPTCFNPNNQLQ from the coding sequence ATGAAGGCAGATTTACGCACCGTGATGAAGCAGCGTGTCCTTGTTGGTGATGGGGCTATGGGGACATTTCTATATCAGATGGGGTTTCCCGTCGGGATCTCCTATGAAGAGTTGAACTTGATTTCACCTGAAGTTGTGGCTGACGTACATCGCCGTTATCGTGATGCAGGGACAGATATATTCGAGACCAATACGTACTCGGCGAATTTTGACAAGCTGTCCAAGTTCGGACTGGAATCCAAAGTGGAGGACGTGAACCGCGCAGGTGTCCGTATCGCCAAAGAAGTAGCAGGTGCAGAGGGGTATGTACTTGGTGCTGTGGGTTCTATACGCGGCGGCAAGCGCACGAACGTATCTACCAGTGAATTGAAACGGTTCTATCAACAGCAGATATATGCCCTGCTGGATGAAGGCGTGGACGGTATACTGCTCGAAACCTTCTATGACATCGAAGAGATGGATATTGCTCTTCTGCAGGCCCGCAAACTGAGTGACCTGCCTGTGATTGGGCAGTTCGCTGTTGAGGATGTGGGCCATACGCTGGATGGTTACACGATGCCTGAAGCATTCCGTATTATGCGCGAACAGGGGGCAGACGTTATCGGTTTTAACTGCCGATCCGGTCCGAACGGTATTATGCGTGCAATGGAGACGGTATCCGGACGCATCGGAGTTCCGATGTCTGTATTTCCGAATGCGGGTGCGGCGGATTACGTAGATGGCCAGTTCCGTTATGGAGCGACACCTGAATATTTCGGTCAAACGGCAGTACAGTTTGCAGATCTTGGAGCGCGCATCATTGGCGGCTGCTGCGGAACAACGCCTGATCATATCACTGCAATCAAACAAGCGCTCGAAGCATACGTGGCGTCGCCGATTGCAGAACCCGATCCGGCAGAGACCCTGCCGCGCATCGTGCTTCATGAGAATGTGGATGAACGCGCAGGGCGCGGAGGCCAGCCAACCATTGTTGATCTGGTCAAACAGCGTCACACCGTTATCGTCGAACTTGATCCCCCGCGTGATCTGGACGTTGCCAAATTTATGAAGGGTGCCGAAACATTGAAAGCTGCAGGAGCTGATGCTCTTACGCTTGCAGACAACTCTCTTGCTGTAACACGCATGAGTAATATGGCACTTGGACATCTGGTACAGGATCGGACAGGTCTTCGTGCACTTGTGCATATCGCCTGCCGTGACCGTAATCTGATTGGAACCCAATCCCACATGATGGGCTTTGATGCACTTGGGATCAACCATGTGCTTGCTGTAACAGGCGACCCTGCAAGGTTCGGGGACCTGCCTGGTTCCAGCTCGGTGTACGACCTGACATCATTTGAAATTATACGGATGATCAAACAGCTGAATGACGGTGTTGCTTTTTCAGGTAAACCGTTAAAACAGAAGGCCGGGTTCGTTATAGGAGCTGCTTTCAACCCCAATGTAAAACATCTGGACAAAGCGGTACAGCGGCTTGAGAAGAAAATAGCCTCCGGGGCAGACTATATTATGACGCAGCCGATCTATGATCCGGAATTAATCGTTACGATGCGTGAGGCAACCAAGCATCTGGACATTCCTATTTTTGTCGGTATTATGCCGCTAGCAAGCGGCCGAAACGCAGAATACCTGCATAACGAGGTTCCAGGTATTCAGCTCTCGGATGAAGTACGCTCCCGGATGGCAGGATTGGAAGGCGAAGAAGGCCGCGCCATGGGGGTAACCATTGCGAAAGAGCTGCTTGATGTGGCCGCAAAGCACTTTAAGGGCATCTATCTGATGACTCCGTTTATGTTCTATGGCATGACTGCCGAACTGACCCGATATGTCTGGGAGAAATCGGAGCATCAATGTCCTACTTGTTTCAACCCTAATAATCAATTACAATAG
- a CDS encoding YicC/YloC family endoribonuclease, with the protein MSFSMTGYGQSAFQYGGYKVQLEIKSVNHRYCEVMMRLPREWTYYEDGLRKIVQGRLKRGRIDVYVMKEKEEDQALPAVLNEQAVRAYLQAAEQLETQFGMQGKPSIVDMLGLPDVMVQPDGTSSVPEEQKDEWEQVLQAGLNEALSSLEQMRAREGLHLASDLERRITRLESLHTEMLELAPSVVSDYRNKLRQRLTELQEDGSFPFDEHKLGMEIAVFADRSNIEEELTRLLSHFGQCRELLKSEDPVGRKLDFLIQEMNREVNTIGSKANHLALVNRVVEMKAELEKIREQAANIE; encoded by the coding sequence ATGTCATTCAGTATGACCGGATACGGTCAATCCGCCTTTCAATATGGCGGCTACAAGGTACAATTGGAGATCAAATCAGTCAATCATCGTTATTGCGAGGTCATGATGCGCCTGCCGAGAGAATGGACGTATTATGAGGATGGTTTGAGAAAAATCGTACAGGGCCGCTTGAAGCGTGGGCGGATTGATGTTTATGTAATGAAAGAAAAAGAGGAAGACCAGGCTCTCCCCGCTGTTCTGAATGAACAGGCGGTCAGGGCCTATCTGCAGGCTGCAGAGCAGCTCGAGACTCAATTCGGAATGCAGGGCAAGCCGAGTATTGTGGATATGCTGGGGCTGCCGGATGTCATGGTTCAGCCGGATGGGACAAGTTCTGTTCCGGAAGAACAAAAGGACGAATGGGAGCAGGTGCTGCAGGCCGGATTGAATGAGGCTTTGTCCAGTCTGGAGCAGATGCGCGCTCGCGAGGGTCTTCATCTGGCCAGTGATCTGGAACGGCGGATTACCCGCTTGGAGTCACTGCACACCGAGATGCTTGAACTTGCACCAAGTGTGGTGAGCGATTACCGCAATAAGCTGAGACAGCGTCTTACGGAACTGCAGGAAGATGGCTCTTTCCCTTTTGATGAGCATAAATTGGGTATGGAAATCGCAGTCTTTGCCGATCGTTCCAACATTGAAGAGGAGCTTACGCGTTTACTCAGTCACTTTGGACAATGCAGAGAATTGCTGAAGAGTGAGGACCCTGTAGGCCGTAAGTTGGATTTCCTGATTCAGGAGATGAATCGGGAGGTTAATACGATTGGATCAAAAGCCAACCACTTGGCTCTGGTGAACCGTGTTGTCGAGATGAAGGCGGAACTGGAGAAGATTCGTGAGCAAGCAGCGAACATCGAATGA